In Campylobacter suis, the following proteins share a genomic window:
- the thiF gene encoding sulfur carrier protein ThiS adenylyltransferase ThiF, whose protein sequence is MQISINGFTFSTKASDTTELRAEFFTQGSEISAFIQKHDLADADIFILNGFAIKEQQELKDNDKITLIKRGVMPEREILKAMIEARNSPELNAALNSATIGIAGLGGLGSNIALSLARVGVSRLILADFDVVEPSNLNRQQYFVNHIGMKKIEATKELISQVNPFVEVITHDVYLDAKNVAEIFAPCSIICEAFDNVVGKTMFLNEASASLASKQIITASGMAGLHSSNIIKTMKFAKNVHVCGDLKNEARIGQGLMAPRVAICANHQANLALRLLMGLEA, encoded by the coding sequence ATGCAAATAAGCATAAATGGCTTTACTTTTAGCACAAAAGCAAGCGACACAACAGAACTTAGGGCTGAATTTTTTACACAAGGTAGTGAAATTTCAGCCTTTATACAAAAACATGACTTAGCGGATGCGGATATTTTTATACTCAATGGCTTTGCGATAAAAGAACAACAAGAGCTAAAAGATAACGATAAGATAACTCTTATAAAGCGTGGCGTAATGCCAGAAAGAGAAATTTTAAAAGCCATGATAGAGGCTAGAAATTCTCCCGAGCTAAATGCCGCTTTAAATTCTGCTACGATAGGTATTGCAGGACTTGGAGGACTTGGATCAAATATCGCTCTTAGTCTTGCTCGCGTTGGAGTATCTAGGCTCATTTTGGCTGATTTTGATGTGGTTGAGCCAAGCAATCTAAATCGCCAGCAATACTTTGTCAACCATATCGGTATGAAAAAAATAGAAGCAACAAAAGAGCTTATCTCTCAAGTTAATCCATTTGTAGAAGTTATAACTCACGATGTTTATCTAGACGCCAAAAATGTAGCTGAAATTTTTGCCCCTTGCTCTATAATATGTGAGGCATTTGATAATGTTGTGGGCAAAACAATGTTCTTAAATGAAGCTAGCGCAAGCTTAGCAAGTAAACAGATCATCACTGCTTCTGGCATGGCTGGTCTTCATAGTTCAAATATCATAAAAACAATGAAATTTGCTAAAAATGTCCATGTATGCGGCGATCTTAAAAACGAAGCTCGCATAGGTCAAGGGCTTATGGCGCCACGAGTTGCTATTTGCGCAAATCATCAAGCAAACCTAGCACTTCGCCTGCTTATGGGACTTGAAGCTTAA
- a CDS encoding pyridoxal phosphate-dependent aminotransferase has product MLSKRVQSLSESITIAISSKAKEMKAAGIDVISFSAGEPDFDTPKAIKDAVKAALDKGCGKYTPVPGTPEVLNAIATKLKRDNGLEYKTTQIITNVGGKHSLFNIFSALIDNEDEVIIPAPYWVTYPEIVKYCGGKPVFIETSEENGFKLTPQQLKNAISSKTKILSLNYPSNPTGAIYTRAELEAIAKVLEGTNIMVISDEIYEKLVFDGEFIAFASVSEDAFKRTVTINGLSKCGAMPGWRFGYTASVMDELNTAMKSLQSQSVSNICSLVQAGAIPALLGETEADIADMNGEYKKRRDEAVRLINDIPGLSVIKPDGAFYLFVNCKAVEPDDMKFCQKLLEDGKVACVPGVGFGMGGYFRLSFATDLESIKKGIARISEFVKNYQR; this is encoded by the coding sequence ATGCTATCAAAAAGAGTTCAGAGCCTAAGCGAGTCTATAACTATCGCCATTAGCTCAAAAGCCAAAGAGATGAAAGCTGCTGGCATAGATGTAATAAGCTTTAGTGCAGGAGAGCCTGACTTTGATACGCCAAAAGCGATTAAAGATGCAGTTAAAGCCGCACTTGATAAAGGTTGTGGCAAATACACACCAGTGCCAGGCACGCCAGAGGTTTTAAATGCTATCGCTACAAAACTAAAGCGAGATAACGGCTTAGAGTATAAAACTACTCAGATCATCACAAATGTTGGCGGAAAACACTCTCTTTTTAACATCTTTTCAGCTCTTATTGATAACGAAGATGAAGTCATCATACCAGCACCTTACTGGGTAACATATCCAGAGATAGTAAAATACTGTGGCGGAAAGCCCGTATTTATCGAAACTAGCGAAGAAAATGGCTTCAAACTAACGCCACAACAACTAAAAAACGCTATATCTTCAAAAACTAAAATTTTAAGCCTAAACTACCCATCAAACCCTACCGGCGCGATCTATACAAGAGCCGAACTAGAGGCTATCGCCAAGGTTTTAGAGGGAACAAATATCATGGTTATAAGTGATGAAATTTATGAAAAACTTGTCTTTGATGGCGAGTTTATAGCATTTGCAAGTGTTAGCGAAGATGCATTTAAACGAACGGTCACCATAAACGGACTTAGCAAATGTGGGGCTATGCCAGGCTGGCGTTTTGGCTATACAGCAAGCGTTATGGATGAACTAAATACCGCCATGAAAAGCCTACAAAGCCAAAGTGTAAGCAATATCTGCTCACTCGTTCAAGCAGGAGCTATACCAGCACTACTTGGGGAAACTGAAGCTGACATCGCCGATATGAACGGCGAATATAAAAAACGCAGAGACGAGGCAGTAAGACTTATAAACGACATCCCGGGACTTAGCGTTATTAAGCCAGATGGGGCTTTTTATCTTTTTGTAAATTGCAAAGCAGTTGAGCCTGATGATATGAAATTTTGCCAAAAACTACTAGAAGATGGTAAAGTAGCCTGTGTTCCAGGGGTTGGCTTTGGTATGGGCGGCTACTTTAGACTAAGCTTTGCAACTGATCTTGAGAGCATAAAAAAGGGTATCGCACGCATTAGTGAATTTGTTAAAAACTATCAAAGATAG
- the speA gene encoding biosynthetic arginine decarboxylase, with protein sequence MNDYGLNIWGNSNFVIENGKVCVNVPSRPAIIDIVKQIRDDGYRGPLLLRFPHMIQKQIEQLYSSFNKARKEFGYKGNFNAVYPLKVNQYPGFVKNLVELGKPHNYGLEAGSKAELLLAMAFNNESAPITVNGFKDKEMINIGFIAAEMGHNITLTIEGLNELEAIVATSKERFKPKPNIGLRIRLHSSGSGFWAKSGGIHSKFGLTSTELIEAVNMLKKANLLDHFTMIHFHIGSQITEIHTLKKALSEAGNIYAELRKMGATNLKAINLGGGLAIEYSQFKQTTSRNYTLSEYANDVVYLLKTIAEQKGELEPDIFTESGRFIAASHALLVAPVLELFSQDYTEEKLNLKKKNPQLITELNDLYSSIKPSNALEYLHDSIHHMESVLTLFDLGYVDLQDRSNAEVLCSLISKKAVNLLGNKSNIDLSKIQKDVQERYLVNFSMFQSLPDFWGLQQDFPIMPLDRLDIRPTLPASIWDITCDSDGEISYNDEKNPLLLHDVDVEKEEYFLGFFLVGAYQEVLGMKHNLFTHPTEATIKMTQSGFEISHLLESQSILDIMEDMDYDVYAIQDTLNERLEKSKLINETQKKQILGELYLFLNDNSYLKTIQ encoded by the coding sequence ATGAACGACTATGGTCTTAACATATGGGGTAATTCAAATTTCGTGATAGAAAATGGCAAGGTTTGCGTAAATGTGCCTAGCCGTCCAGCCATTATCGATATAGTAAAACAAATTCGCGATGATGGGTACCGAGGTCCGCTTTTACTGCGATTTCCACACATGATACAAAAGCAAATAGAACAGCTTTACTCAAGCTTTAATAAGGCTAGAAAAGAGTTTGGTTATAAGGGAAATTTTAATGCCGTCTATCCTTTAAAAGTCAATCAATACCCAGGTTTTGTAAAAAACCTTGTAGAGCTTGGAAAGCCCCATAACTACGGTCTTGAGGCTGGAAGCAAGGCTGAGCTTTTGCTCGCTATGGCATTTAATAATGAAAGCGCTCCTATAACCGTAAACGGCTTTAAGGATAAAGAGATGATAAATATCGGCTTTATCGCAGCTGAGATGGGACATAACATAACTTTAACGATCGAGGGTCTAAACGAACTTGAAGCCATAGTAGCAACCAGCAAAGAGCGCTTTAAGCCAAAGCCAAACATAGGTCTTCGTATCCGCTTGCACTCTTCAGGCTCTGGGTTTTGGGCAAAAAGTGGTGGCATACACTCAAAATTTGGATTAACCTCAACTGAACTGATAGAAGCTGTTAATATGCTTAAAAAAGCAAATTTACTAGATCATTTTACTATGATACACTTTCACATCGGCTCTCAAATAACCGAAATTCACACCCTAAAAAAGGCACTCAGTGAAGCTGGAAACATCTATGCTGAGCTTAGGAAAATGGGTGCTACAAATCTAAAAGCCATAAATTTAGGTGGAGGGCTTGCGATTGAGTATTCGCAGTTTAAGCAAACTACAAGCAGAAACTACACACTAAGCGAATACGCAAATGATGTTGTGTATCTACTAAAAACTATCGCAGAGCAAAAAGGTGAGCTAGAGCCTGATATATTTACAGAAAGTGGACGCTTTATCGCTGCCTCTCACGCACTTTTAGTTGCTCCCGTGTTAGAGCTCTTCTCTCAGGACTACACCGAAGAAAAGTTAAATTTAAAAAAGAAAAATCCACAACTTATAACCGAGCTAAATGACCTTTATAGCTCTATAAAACCAAGCAATGCTCTTGAGTATCTACACGACAGTATACACCACATGGAGAGCGTTTTAACACTCTTTGACCTTGGATATGTTGATCTTCAAGATCGCTCAAATGCCGAAGTTTTATGCAGTCTTATTAGCAAAAAAGCTGTAAATTTGTTAGGCAATAAAAGCAACATAGACCTAAGTAAAATCCAAAAAGATGTACAAGAGCGCTATCTTGTAAATTTCTCTATGTTTCAAAGCTTACCTGACTTTTGGGGATTGCAGCAAGACTTTCCGATTATGCCGCTTGATCGCTTAGATATCCGCCCTACTTTGCCTGCTTCAATATGGGACATCACATGCGATAGCGATGGCGAGATCTCTTATAATGATGAGAAAAACCCTCTACTTTTACACGATGTTGATGTTGAAAAAGAGGAGTATTTCCTTGGATTTTTCTTAGTTGGAGCGTATCAAGAGGTGCTTGGTATGAAGCATAATCTCTTTACACATCCAACAGAAGCAACCATAAAGATGACTCAAAGTGGCTTTGAAATTTCGCACCTTCTTGAAAGTCAGAGTATACTTGATATAATGGAAGATATGGATTATGATGTCTATGCGATACAAGATACGCTAAATGAGAGATTAGAAAAGTCAAAACTTATTAACGAAACACAAAAAAAGCAAATTCTAGGTGAACTTTATCTCTTTTTAAATGATAACAGCTACCTAAAAACTATCCAATAG
- the hisS gene encoding histidine--tRNA ligase — translation MITTLRGMKDIMPNDSALYEYIVKTCEDVARNYGFSLIKTPHLEQTTLFKRSVGESSDIVGKEMYQFIDKGDNDVCLRPEGTAGVVRAFIESKQDRAGGIYRYFYHGSMFRYERPQKGRLREFHQFGVESFGVASVLEDASVILMLAEIFNRLNIRYKLKINSLSDSQSMPKFRESLLNFLSLHENEICEDCKRRKELNPIRVLDCKEKKCQEIYQNAPVMIESLSDEAAAEFKKLQEILTANSINYEIDTKLVRGLDYYCKTAFEFVSDEIGSQSAIAGGGRYDRLVEYLGGKASYGVGFAMGIERIMEILKEHKSERNGAYLCALDSQNLDFIFGLGIKLRKNFKIEISYEAKKIAKHMQVADNKNCEIFLCVGENEHKNGEVFYKNLIDKTEKNIKINELEKELKI, via the coding sequence ATGATAACAACACTACGAGGCATGAAAGATATAATGCCAAACGACAGCGCACTTTATGAATATATCGTAAAAACCTGTGAAGATGTCGCAAGAAACTATGGATTTTCACTTATCAAAACCCCGCATTTGGAACAAACTACACTTTTTAAACGAAGTGTCGGAGAGAGTAGTGATATAGTCGGTAAAGAGATGTATCAGTTTATTGATAAAGGTGATAATGATGTTTGTCTGCGCCCAGAAGGCACAGCTGGTGTTGTCAGGGCTTTTATAGAGAGCAAACAAGATAGGGCTGGTGGCATTTATAGATATTTTTATCACGGCTCTATGTTTAGATACGAGCGTCCACAAAAAGGGCGTTTGCGAGAATTTCATCAGTTTGGTGTAGAGAGTTTTGGAGTGGCTAGCGTGCTTGAAGATGCGAGCGTAATACTTATGCTTGCTGAAATTTTTAACCGTCTAAATATAAGATATAAGCTAAAGATAAACTCACTTAGCGATAGTCAAAGTATGCCTAAATTTAGGGAAAGTTTACTTAATTTTCTAAGCTTGCATGAGAATGAAATTTGTGAAGATTGCAAGAGAAGAAAAGAGCTAAATCCTATCCGTGTGCTTGACTGCAAAGAGAAAAAATGTCAAGAAATTTATCAAAATGCACCAGTGATGATAGAAAGCCTGAGCGATGAAGCTGCAGCTGAGTTTAAAAAACTCCAAGAAATTTTAACAGCAAACAGCATAAATTACGAAATAGACACTAAGCTTGTGCGTGGGCTTGATTATTACTGCAAAACGGCGTTTGAGTTTGTAAGTGATGAGATAGGTAGCCAAAGTGCCATCGCTGGTGGTGGTAGGTATGATCGCCTAGTTGAATACCTAGGCGGCAAGGCAAGCTATGGTGTTGGCTTTGCGATGGGTATTGAAAGAATAATGGAAATTTTAAAAGAGCATAAAAGTGAGCGAAATGGAGCTTATCTTTGTGCGTTAGATAGTCAAAATTTAGATTTTATCTTTGGGCTTGGTATAAAGTTGCGTAAAAATTTTAAGATTGAGATCTCTTATGAAGCCAAAAAAATTGCAAAACACATGCAAGTAGCTGATAATAAAAACTGTGAAATTTTCCTTTGCGTGGGTGAAAATGAGCACAAAAACGGTGAAGTCTTTTATAAAAATTTGATAGATAAAACTGAAAAAAACATAAAAATCAACGAGCTTGAAAAGGAGCTTAAAATATGA
- a CDS encoding AsmA-like C-terminal domain-containing protein: MVKIAINLLKILLVFVLSFIVILKIGIKIDSFELAGLKLEQLYIKLDKKIIFTAQNITLPKLKAQDTHTSGSEFYKLSQNAIWLDKIFQEISLTDVNIGDMSLQILYKDDTFFIDSPHITVDIKILEMIDKNTEKININNLNFKDFNLSIFGNASANLKDKKYAFSGKFKTHEIAGGIDLALIKDDLKYKIYDANATSLKNFMQEITKKTGLDKEVSSWIYGYIKAQNYHIKELNGRINIATAQPYLNELKGEAQAQNLQISLDKSLKDINVEDANITLENSRLDFSLNKPTYSGKKLDGSSLHIYELFDEKKAGIFINIKTNSIYDKSINDILKAYKISVPVEQKSGKTRANLDLNITFNDLNVVANGKFDVSDAKIDIADAPFSAKSANIELKNTDKLAIKAKDFGLNFFNSDASVDIDLLKSKGDISGRLKELSIGEILSLKDENLTAVLDYSGKNTLLTFANLGLELSFGSKNKINVTNKALIAHSALLSKLSINGFESINIQTSDFENFDIIAKEATFDLPFYKKDGKIYNIDTFNIDVKENLIKGNTKSGHLNFEIADEKEVKLGVNNLDVLIKASSDDDNSSLTDSLGDINANLQAKNSNIILEDFNRTLELKEYQVWAKQDFIKLGSNAYGGRINLSKNKDEITIEARDIDGKFVNQLFGSETFEGGKFKLKVTGTKEALKGEIRFYDTYFKDYIFYQQLLTFINSIPSLLSLKTPDFNQKGFSAKNGKILLEKNGDILKFIAIEIHGTSADILGAGTINLKTKDIDVDLQIEFLKDASSIIENIPIVNQILLGKERKLSTLIKLRGTTEKPEYSSQVLTDTLLAPFKIIRNILQAPFLIFE; the protein is encoded by the coding sequence ATGGTAAAAATAGCTATAAATTTACTAAAAATTTTGCTAGTTTTTGTTCTTTCATTCATTGTTATCCTAAAAATTGGTATTAAAATAGACAGTTTTGAGCTTGCTGGACTAAAACTAGAGCAATTATACATAAAACTTGATAAAAAAATAATTTTTACCGCACAAAACATCACTCTACCAAAACTAAAAGCACAAGATACTCACACCTCGGGCTCTGAGTTTTATAAACTTTCACAAAATGCCATCTGGTTAGATAAGATCTTTCAAGAAATTTCACTAACGGATGTAAATATAGGCGATATGAGCTTACAAATTCTATACAAAGATGATACATTTTTTATAGATAGCCCACACATTACAGTTGATATAAAAATACTTGAAATGATCGATAAAAATACTGAGAAAATCAACATAAACAACCTAAATTTCAAAGACTTTAATCTAAGCATTTTTGGCAACGCAAGTGCAAATTTAAAAGATAAAAAGTATGCTTTTAGTGGAAAGTTTAAAACGCACGAAATAGCTGGAGGCATCGACCTTGCTTTGATAAAGGATGACTTAAAGTACAAAATTTATGACGCAAACGCTACTTCACTTAAAAATTTTATGCAAGAGATAACTAAAAAAACTGGACTTGATAAAGAAGTTTCAAGCTGGATATATGGCTACATAAAAGCACAGAACTATCACATAAAAGAGCTTAATGGTCGCATAAATATCGCAACAGCACAGCCTTACTTAAACGAGCTAAAAGGAGAGGCACAAGCACAAAACTTACAAATTTCACTTGATAAAAGCCTAAAAGATATAAATGTCGAAGACGCAAACATTACCCTTGAAAATTCTCGCCTTGACTTTAGTCTAAATAAACCAACTTATAGCGGCAAAAAACTTGATGGCTCAAGTTTGCATATTTATGAGCTTTTTGATGAGAAAAAGGCGGGAATTTTTATAAACATAAAAACAAATTCAATCTATGACAAGTCTATAAACGACATCTTAAAAGCCTATAAAATTTCCGTTCCAGTAGAGCAAAAAAGTGGTAAAACAAGGGCAAATCTTGATCTAAATATCACCTTTAATGACTTAAATGTAGTTGCAAATGGTAAATTTGATGTGAGCGATGCAAAAATAGACATAGCAGACGCTCCATTTAGCGCAAAAAGTGCAAATATAGAGCTTAAAAACACTGATAAATTAGCAATAAAAGCAAAAGATTTTGGTTTAAATTTCTTTAACTCTGACGCAAGCGTTGATATAGATCTTTTAAAAAGCAAAGGGGATATAAGCGGCAGGCTAAAAGAGCTTAGTATAGGTGAAATTTTATCATTAAAAGATGAAAATTTAACCGCCGTGCTTGATTATAGTGGCAAAAACACCCTTTTAACATTTGCAAATCTAGGTCTTGAGCTAAGTTTTGGCTCTAAAAATAAGATAAATGTAACAAACAAAGCGCTCATAGCCCACTCCGCACTACTTTCAAAACTAAGCATAAATGGCTTTGAGAGTATAAATATCCAAACAAGTGACTTTGAAAACTTTGACATCATAGCAAAAGAGGCGACTTTTGATCTGCCATTTTACAAAAAAGATGGAAAAATTTACAACATTGACACATTTAATATCGATGTAAAAGAAAATTTAATAAAAGGCAACACAAAAAGTGGGCATTTAAATTTTGAGATCGCAGATGAAAAAGAGGTTAAACTTGGGGTAAATAACCTTGATGTTTTAATAAAAGCAAGTAGCGATGATGATAACTCAAGCCTAACTGACTCTCTTGGCGATATAAACGCAAACCTACAAGCTAAAAACTCAAACATCATTTTAGAGGACTTTAACCGCACGCTAGAACTTAAAGAGTATCAAGTTTGGGCAAAACAAGACTTTATAAAACTAGGTTCAAATGCCTATGGCGGGCGTATAAATTTAAGCAAAAATAAAGATGAGATAACTATAGAAGCACGCGACATAGACGGCAAATTCGTCAATCAACTCTTTGGAAGCGAGACATTTGAAGGAGGTAAATTTAAGCTAAAGGTCACGGGGACAAAAGAGGCTTTAAAAGGCGAAATTCGCTTTTATGATACATACTTTAAAGACTACATCTTTTATCAGCAGCTTTTAACTTTTATAAACTCGATCCCATCGCTACTTTCACTAAAAACACCTGACTTTAACCAAAAGGGATTTTCGGCTAAAAATGGTAAAATTTTACTTGAAAAAAATGGTGATATTTTAAAATTTATAGCGATTGAAATTCATGGCACAAGTGCCGATATTTTAGGTGCCGGCACGATAAATTTAAAAACAAAAGATATAGATGTTGACTTACAAATTGAATTTCTAAAAGACGCAAGCTCTATTATCGAAAATATCCCGATAGTAAATCAAATTTTACTTGGGAAAGAGCGCAAATTAAGCACTCTTATAAAACTTCGCGGAACTACCGAAAAACCAGAGTACAGTTCACAAGTACTAACCGATACGCTACTCGCGCCATTTAAGATAATAAGAAACATCTTGCAAGCGCCATTTTTGATATTTGAATAG
- the mltG gene encoding endolytic transglycosylase MltG, whose amino-acid sequence MNERTKTSKIFSKFIAIFTITELFLICAISVVFYLSRPVYTSKVVFIPKGSVSEIISYLANRNFNVSSLDKFLVRFFGMPQSGWIQMNANELSRGEFLERLTRTKAAMNEITLIPGETQIVFLNEVAQKFGLDAKRLNDEVLALSPLPDGFLVPNTYKIPLGISERHLAYYLVNASKKAQEEISKKIFGEYNERKWFKILSVAAVIQKEAANEAEMPLVASVIYNRLNKGMRLQMDGTLNYGIYSHMAVTPERIRNDTSEFNTYLNSGVPPTPICAVSIAAIKAAVAPAKSEYLYFVLDKKSKKHRFSKTLNEHNANINSQK is encoded by the coding sequence ATGAATGAAAGAACAAAAACTAGCAAAATTTTTAGTAAATTTATAGCTATTTTTACCATCACAGAGCTCTTCCTTATTTGCGCTATTAGCGTTGTTTTTTACCTTTCTCGCCCAGTTTATACTTCTAAAGTTGTCTTTATACCAAAGGGGAGTGTGAGCGAAATTATATCTTATTTAGCTAATCGCAACTTTAATGTCAGCTCGCTTGATAAATTTCTAGTGCGTTTTTTTGGCATGCCGCAGTCTGGCTGGATACAAATGAATGCAAATGAGCTAAGCAGGGGAGAGTTTTTAGAGCGTTTAACTCGCACAAAAGCTGCAATGAACGAGATAACATTGATACCTGGTGAGACACAGATAGTGTTTTTAAATGAAGTGGCACAAAAATTTGGACTTGACGCAAAACGCCTAAACGATGAAGTCCTAGCGCTTTCTCCGCTACCTGATGGCTTTTTGGTGCCAAATACATACAAAATACCTCTTGGAATTTCAGAGCGACACTTAGCTTACTATCTTGTAAATGCTTCAAAGAAGGCACAAGAGGAGATTAGCAAGAAAATTTTTGGCGAGTATAATGAGCGCAAATGGTTTAAAATTCTTTCCGTTGCTGCCGTCATACAAAAAGAAGCAGCAAATGAAGCTGAGATGCCACTTGTTGCTTCAGTTATCTATAACCGCCTAAATAAAGGTATGCGTTTGCAGATGGACGGCACGCTAAACTATGGAATTTACTCGCATATGGCAGTTACGCCTGAGCGCATAAGAAACGACACAAGTGAGTTTAATACATACTTAAACAGCGGAGTTCCGCCGACACCTATTTGTGCTGTATCCATAGCAGCCATAAAGGCAGCAGTCGCGCCAGCTAAAAGCGAATATCTTTACTTCGTCCTTGATAAAAAGAGTAAAAAACATCGTTTTTCAAAAACTCTAAACGAACACAACGCAAATATAAATTCTCAAAAATAA
- a CDS encoding lactate/malate family dehydrogenase: MKISVIGAGNVGASTAYALAMRGVCDELAMVDIFGTTAQSKAMDIAQSVHVFNKNLKVLGGDDYALIANSDIVVMTAGSPRKPGQTREDLLLINAKVLDMAVKNIVKYAPNAFIVVVTNPLDVMVYLAYEFSGFAKNRIIGMAGELDSARLNYEISTLKGEFCSSSKVVGAHNDKMIISKNYLSTNLNDDELAHIDSQTRNGGAKFVNLVGTSAFYAPAAGAVKICEAIKNDTNELQSVSIVLDGFACGRLAKIGKNGVGEVSEFNLTDKENESLKASEVEIVQNIKFIKENL, translated from the coding sequence ATGAAAATTTCTGTTATCGGTGCTGGAAATGTTGGTGCAAGCACAGCTTACGCACTTGCTATGCGTGGAGTTTGCGATGAGCTTGCGATGGTTGATATATTTGGCACGACAGCCCAGTCAAAAGCTATGGACATAGCTCAAAGCGTTCATGTTTTTAACAAAAACCTAAAGGTACTTGGCGGAGATGATTATGCATTGATTGCTAATAGCGATATTGTAGTAATGACTGCTGGAAGTCCAAGAAAACCAGGACAAACTCGTGAGGATTTGCTACTTATAAATGCAAAAGTGCTTGATATGGCTGTTAAAAATATCGTAAAATACGCTCCAAACGCCTTTATCGTAGTAGTTACAAACCCTCTTGATGTAATGGTTTATCTTGCTTATGAGTTTAGCGGTTTTGCAAAAAATAGAATAATAGGCATGGCTGGTGAGCTTGATAGTGCTAGGTTAAATTATGAAATTTCGACGCTAAAAGGCGAGTTTTGCTCATCTAGCAAAGTGGTGGGCGCGCACAATGACAAGATGATAATTTCTAAAAATTATTTGAGTACAAATTTAAACGACGATGAGCTTGCCCATATAGACAGTCAGACTAGAAATGGTGGAGCAAAGTTTGTAAATCTAGTAGGCACTTCAGCATTTTATGCTCCAGCTGCAGGAGCTGTAAAAATTTGTGAAGCTATAAAAAATGATACAAATGAGCTTCAAAGCGTAAGTATAGTGCTTGATGGTTTTGCTTGTGGAAGGCTTGCAAAGATCGGCAAAAATGGAGTCGGAGAGGTTAGTGAGTTTAACCTAACGGATAAAGAAAATGAATCACTTAAGGCCAGTGAGGTTGAAATAGTGCAAAATATAAAATTTATCAAAGAAAATTTGTAA
- a CDS encoding 4Fe-4S binding protein, with product MIIRDDVAVWVDESRCKACDVCVSNCPAGVLGMRLEASTVLGKMIEVVHPDACIGCRDCELHCPDFAIYVAQKGFKFAKLTPEAKERALAVRANKFQKLESL from the coding sequence ATGATAATACGCGATGATGTAGCGGTTTGGGTAGATGAGAGCAGATGTAAGGCGTGCGATGTGTGCGTTAGTAACTGCCCAGCTGGCGTGCTTGGTATGCGGCTTGAGGCTAGTACTGTGCTTGGAAAGATGATAGAGGTTGTACATCCTGATGCCTGTATTGGGTGTAGGGATTGTGAGTTGCATTGTCCTGACTTTGCAATATATGTCGCTCAAAAAGGCTTTAAATTTGCAAAACTTACGCCAGAAGCAAAAGAGAGAGCTTTGGCTGTTCGAGCAAATAAATTTCAAAAATTGGAGAGCCTATGA
- a CDS encoding 2-oxoglutarate ferredoxin oxidoreductase subunit beta yields MAFDYDKYLRTDKMPTLWCWGCGDGVVLKSVVRAIDELGWDMNDVCVVSGIGCSGRFSSYINCNTVHTTHGRATAYATGIKLANPDKKVIVITGDGDGLAIGTSYTLHAARRNIGIKHILINNFIYGLTNSQTSPTTPRGFWTATAEYGNIDPSFDTCKLLMGAGASFVARQSVLEPTKLTRLLKDGFEHDGYAFFDVFSNCHINLGRKNKMGEAVKNLEWIGSRILDKTKFEALDEGDKEDKFPLGVLHKDERTEYTKAYAKVIAKMRDGVDINFKELA; encoded by the coding sequence ATGGCGTTTGATTATGATAAGTATCTAAGAACGGATAAGATGCCTACACTTTGGTGCTGGGGCTGTGGCGATGGTGTTGTTCTAAAAAGCGTGGTACGAGCCATAGATGAGCTTGGTTGGGATATGAATGATGTTTGTGTGGTGAGCGGTATAGGCTGTAGCGGGCGCTTTTCAAGCTATATAAACTGCAACACTGTTCACACTACGCATGGGCGAGCGACAGCATATGCAACTGGCATAAAACTGGCAAATCCAGACAAAAAAGTCATCGTCATTACTGGCGATGGCGATGGTCTTGCCATAGGTACCAGCTACACTTTGCACGCTGCACGCAGAAATATAGGCATAAAGCATATCTTAATAAACAACTTCATCTACGGTCTTACAAATTCTCAAACAAGCCCGACAACGCCAAGGGGTTTTTGGACTGCGACAGCTGAGTATGGCAATATCGATCCAAGTTTTGATACCTGTAAGCTTTTAATGGGGGCAGGAGCTAGCTTTGTAGCAAGACAGAGTGTGCTTGAGCCAACAAAGCTTACAAGACTTTTAAAAGATGGTTTTGAGCACGATGGTTATGCATTTTTTGATGTTTTTTCAAACTGCCATATAAATTTGGGTCGTAAAAACAAAATGGGCGAAGCTGTAAAAAATCTTGAATGGATAGGCTCAAGAATTTTAGACAAGACTAAATTTGAAGCACTTGATGAGGGCGATAAAGAGGATAAATTCCCGCTAGGAGTGCTTCATAAAGATGAACGAACCGAATACACAAAAGCATATGCAAAGGTAATAGCCAAAATGCGCGATGGGGTGGATATAAATTTTAAGGAGCTAGCGTGA